One Panicum virgatum strain AP13 chromosome 3N, P.virgatum_v5, whole genome shotgun sequence DNA segment encodes these proteins:
- the LOC120665621 gene encoding uncharacterized protein LOC120665621: MLLASQGHEKAGSNHKIVQEPKEDLEDMVAINNEEKETPTSSRASKRSKVKTELVEKVIVSTQQIPKKGQPTQQEEKAALSLQQNREDTIADKNLHKKQRKFQTPLPKGGLTVFKRGLEVGLISPQSTSMVAFATIQATDSKSKATDGQPLGDCVEVLINTVFSKTTLLPRSHGNISKLSNAVGRCIQWPRKNVEPLNDGSGDGPTPKVSVNGAIKENSSKRRKVKNSSSITSPAICT, from the exons ATGCTATTAGCATCTCAAGGTCATGAAAAAGCAGGGAGCAATCACAAAATTGTACAAGAACCCAAGGAGGATCTGGAG GATATGGTGGCTATTaacaatgaagaaaaagaaactcCAACTTCATCTAGAGCTAGCAAGAGATCCAAAGTCAAAACTGAG CTTGTGGAAAAGGTGATTGTGTCAACTCAACAAATACCAAAGAAAGGCCAGCCAACCcagcaagaggagaaagctGCTCTTAGTCTTCAGCAGAACAGGGAGGACACTATTGCAGATAAAAATCTGCATAAGAAGcaaaggaaatttcaaaccccTCTTCCAAAG GGTGGATTGACTGTTTTCAAGCGTGGTTTGGAGGTTGGTTTGATTTCCCCACAGAGCACTAGTATGGTGGCATTTGCAACTATTCAAGCAACTGATAGCAAATCTAAGGCAACAGATGGTCAACCCCTTGGTGATTGCGTTGAGGTCCTTATCAACACTGTGTTTTCTAAAACCACCTTGCTACCCCGCTCACATGGAAATATTAGCAAGCTTTCAAACGCAGTTGGAAGATGCATTCAATGGCCACGAAAAAAT GTTGAGCCACTCAATGATGGTAGTGGTGATGGGCCTACTCCAAAG GTATCTGTCAATGGAGCAATCAAGGAAAATTCTAGCAAGAGAAGGAAGGTGAAAAATAGCAGCTCAATCACCTCACCTGCAATTTGCACATAA